A region from the Kineothrix sp. IPX-CK genome encodes:
- a CDS encoding aldo/keto reductase — protein MKRVKLSDKLSLSAIVQGFWRLEDWNMTAKELTDYMNACIEKGVTTFDTAEIYSATLCEKLMGEAFEEDKTIRDRIELVSKTGIFQQEINGSTFGYYDTTYDRIIRSCKESLQRLKTDHLDLYLIHREDPCFDPWETARALKDLKKAGMVKEVGVSNFDPFKFDALNKAMDGELVTNQIEWNPVCFEHFESGMMDYLALHKVHPMIWSPLAGGRLFKGKDSHCEKAMEKIREIAARHGEEPDTIIYAWLMYHPVKAMPLLGSNKLNRLDLAIKALDVKLEHYEWYEIYVASGQQVLR, from the coding sequence ATGAAAAGAGTAAAGTTATCGGATAAGCTGTCTCTTTCCGCGATTGTGCAGGGATTCTGGAGACTGGAAGACTGGAATATGACGGCAAAGGAATTGACAGATTATATGAACGCCTGCATAGAAAAAGGAGTAACTACTTTTGATACGGCGGAGATTTATTCGGCTACTCTGTGTGAGAAGTTAATGGGAGAAGCTTTTGAAGAGGATAAAACGATCAGGGACAGAATAGAGCTTGTCTCCAAGACAGGTATATTCCAACAGGAAATTAACGGAAGTACTTTTGGATATTATGATACTACTTATGATAGAATCATCCGTTCCTGTAAAGAAAGCCTGCAGCGTCTTAAGACGGATCATCTCGATCTGTACTTAATTCACAGAGAGGATCCCTGCTTTGATCCGTGGGAAACGGCAAGGGCATTAAAAGACTTAAAAAAAGCAGGAATGGTAAAAGAAGTCGGTGTATCCAATTTTGATCCCTTCAAGTTCGATGCTTTGAACAAAGCGATGGATGGTGAACTTGTAACCAATCAAATCGAATGGAATCCGGTATGCTTTGAACATTTTGAGAGCGGTATGATGGATTATCTGGCATTACATAAGGTTCATCCTATGATTTGGTCACCGCTTGCAGGAGGAAGACTTTTTAAAGGAAAAGACTCTCATTGTGAAAAAGCAATGGAGAAAATAAGGGAAATTGCAGCAAGGCACGGGGAAGAACCGGATACGATCATCTATGCATGGCTGATGTATCATCCGGTGAAAGCGATGCCGCTTTTGGGAAGTAATAAACTGAACAGGCTTGACCTTGCGATAAAAGCACTGGATGTGAAGCTTGAACATTATGAATGGTATGAAATATATGTGGCAAGCGGCCAACAGGTTTTAAGATAA